The proteins below come from a single Candidatus Cloacimonadota bacterium genomic window:
- a CDS encoding ATP-binding protein — MSNERMINTNLHGRIRNTHLSKNNGFMTVYEAVVNSIHAIEELSEDGGKGNISLEIIRSDQTEASFGDTKKPGPETKPDITSFKIQDSGIGFNEQNMESFCTLDSEYKANKGCKGVGRLLWLKVFERVHVESDFIEDGVLCHRQFDFDADQGIHNDRKTQSSASTSSTTISLINVKEIYRQYARKNIDTIARDILNHCLWYYIRPGSAPSITVKDEDTVIQLDDLYADLMVTQEKPTDITIGNHSFSLTHILLPARSANDHTLVYCAGNRVVTEKKLRNLIPGLYGRLKKDSEEFIYYCYVTSQYLDENVRLERTGFDIEDDYPDMLQDDSLTFKQIESAVLECVKSYLHDYIQHNIEAGRAHIKHFVDTVAPKYKPILSLISPEELNVDPDASEKDLDLLLHNKTRDIEQASIVEGHELFKNSSFQDTEQYIERFNRYKETIKELNQSKLADYVINRRSVIDLLEKALEWDCTGKYSKEEIVHDLIMPMGKTSDTENPDTFNLWLIDEKLTFHNYLASDKTIKSIPLIASESTKEPDILALKGFDTPILISETNQFPLPSITIIEIKRPQRNDYKEGEEKDPIEQALEYIERIREGRSKTDVGRPIPSSEAIPGFCYIVADLTPSLRKRCKIHALQMTSDELGYFGYQPHYKTYIEVYSFDRLVKEAKERNRAFFDKLGLPCN; from the coding sequence ATGAGCAACGAGCGTATGATTAACACCAATTTGCACGGCAGAATTCGTAATACACATCTCTCAAAAAATAATGGTTTTATGACAGTTTATGAGGCTGTCGTTAACTCGATTCATGCTATTGAAGAACTCTCTGAAGACGGTGGAAAAGGGAATATTTCACTGGAGATCATAAGGTCAGATCAAACAGAAGCTAGTTTTGGAGATACTAAAAAGCCTGGTCCCGAAACAAAGCCAGACATCACAAGTTTCAAGATACAAGATTCTGGAATCGGGTTTAATGAGCAAAACATGGAGTCATTCTGTACTTTAGATTCGGAGTATAAAGCCAATAAAGGCTGTAAGGGTGTAGGTCGCCTTTTATGGTTAAAGGTCTTTGAAAGAGTTCATGTCGAAAGCGATTTTATAGAGGATGGTGTTTTGTGTCATCGTCAATTTGATTTTGATGCAGATCAGGGTATTCATAACGATCGTAAGACTCAATCATCTGCTTCAACCTCATCTACAACTATATCTCTAATAAATGTAAAAGAGATCTATCGCCAATATGCACGAAAAAACATTGATACAATAGCCAGAGATATCCTAAATCACTGCTTATGGTACTATATTAGACCAGGCAGTGCGCCAAGTATCACAGTTAAAGACGAAGACACTGTGATCCAACTTGATGATCTTTACGCAGATCTGATGGTTACTCAAGAGAAACCAACTGATATTACAATCGGAAATCACTCGTTTTCCCTTACGCACATTCTCTTGCCAGCTCGAAGCGCAAATGATCATACTTTGGTGTACTGTGCGGGGAATAGAGTGGTAACAGAGAAAAAACTTCGTAATCTCATACCTGGACTATACGGACGACTCAAGAAAGACTCCGAAGAGTTTATATACTACTGCTATGTTACTTCACAATACTTGGATGAAAACGTTCGTCTCGAAAGAACGGGATTTGATATTGAGGATGACTATCCAGATATGCTACAGGATGACAGTCTTACTTTCAAACAAATCGAATCGGCAGTCTTGGAATGTGTTAAGTCTTATCTACACGATTACATTCAACATAACATAGAAGCTGGAAGAGCTCATATCAAACACTTTGTTGACACCGTCGCTCCAAAATATAAGCCTATCTTGTCCCTGATTTCACCTGAAGAACTGAATGTTGATCCTGACGCTTCGGAAAAAGATCTTGATCTGCTTCTACATAACAAAACTAGAGATATTGAGCAAGCCAGTATAGTAGAAGGACATGAGCTGTTTAAAAACTCCTCATTCCAAGACACAGAGCAATACATTGAGCGATTCAACAGATACAAGGAAACCATCAAAGAACTTAACCAATCTAAACTTGCTGACTATGTAATTAATAGAAGATCGGTTATAGATCTACTCGAAAAAGCGCTTGAATGGGACTGTACAGGAAAATACTCAAAAGAAGAGATAGTTCATGACCTGATTATGCCAATGGGGAAAACCTCAGATACTGAAAACCCTGATACTTTCAATTTGTGGTTGATAGACGAAAAGCTCACCTTCCATAACTATCTTGCTTCTGATAAGACAATCAAATCAATTCCACTGATAGCTTCTGAGAGTACAAAAGAGCCTGACATCCTTGCCCTAAAAGGTTTCGATACCCCAATTCTCATAAGTGAGACGAATCAATTCCCACTACCATCCATCACTATTATAGAGATCAAAAGACCACAGCGAAATGATTATAAAGAAGGTGAAGAAAAAGACCCAATAGAACAGGCACTTGAATACATCGAAAGGATCAGAGAAGGTCGCTCAAAGACAGATGTTGGTCGCCCCATTCCTAGTTCAGAAGCGATTCCTGGGTTTTGCTACATTGTAGCGGATTTGACTCCTTCCCTGAGAAAGAGATGCAAGATTCATGCTCTGCAAATGACAAGTGATGAACTTGGATACTTTGGCTATCAGCCACATTATAAAACGTATATTGAAGTGTATTCTTTTGATCGGCTCGTTAAGGAAGCAAAAGAACGAAACAGAGCATTTTTTGACAAGCTTGGATTGCCTTGCAACTGA